GAGCTGCCGATCAGGATGGCGATGGCGACGGCCAGGGCCACCACGATGACCAGAGCCAGGATCGAGGAGCGCACCGCGTCGTCGTAGAGGTTGCGGATGTTCTGGCGCCCGGCCTCCGACAGGCGGCTGATGTCGCTGTGCAGGTCGGACAGCTGGCCCGCCATGGCCACCCGCATCTCCTCCACCCGCGTCAGCCGGGTCAGCGCCTCCGGCTCGGCCCCGGCGGCCACCCGCTCCATCAGCGCGTTGGCCTCGTCGAGCATGCGGTGCGAATACTGGTCGAAGCTGTTGATCTGGGCGACCAGCTCGCCCCAGATGCGGCGGCGGTCCTCGGTGGTGCCCTCCTCGGCCCGCTCGGCGGCGATCCGCTTCAGCTTGCCGACCTGATCGAACATGATCATCGAGCCGTCGCGGTAGCGCTGGCGCAGCTGCGTGATGTCGGGAACCGTGCCCTGGATCTGGGCCAGCGCCGCGGCGTGGGTCGCCGCCTCGCGGAGGCTGCGCAGGTTGCTCTCGGTCACCTCGATCTCGCGCACCGCCTCCGACACCTGGATGTCGTAGGTGGCGATGCCCATCATGACCTTCATGCCGTCGGCGAAGCGCATCATCTGGAACGCCGCCAGCAGCCCGGTCAGCAGGCAGACGACCCCGAAGCTGAGCATCAGCTTGTGCTTGACCTTCAGTTTCATTCTTCTTTCATGCTCCTCAGCGTCTCCAGGATCGCCGGCACGTCCAGCACGGCGACGCGGCCCGGGGTGATGGCGGTGACGAAGGACCCGGCTTCCGGCGGGGCCTTCGCGACGGTTCCATCCAGCCCCGTCACCGTGTCCACGGTGCGCAGGCGCAGCGCCACCGGCCGCTCCCCGCCGCGCAGCACGACGGCGAAGCCGCCGCCGGCGGGAACGGCGTTGCGCCCGCACAGCCGGTCCACGTCGAACAGGCGCATCACCCGCCCGTCGATGGCGATCAGCCCCAGCAGCTCCGGCGGTGCGTGGGGCACGCGCGCCACCCGCGGCAGCGGAACGATGCGGGACAGGTGGCGCAGGTCCAGCCCATAGGCCCCGTCCGCGCCGCGCCCGACCAGCAGGGCGACCGGAGCTTCGGCCTCCGCCGCGGCGTCGGCCTCGTCGGCGGAGGGGACGCGCGCCAGATCCTCGGCGCGGCGCAGCAGCAGCGCGTCGGCCCAGGCGCCGCCCGGCGCCGCGGCCTGCTCCATATCCCGGCTCTGGCGGGCCAGGCGCGCGCGGACGGCGGCCCAGTCGATGCCGCCTGCCTCCTGGGTCGTCACCTTGGCCGCCTCTCCGGCTCCGGTCCGGTCGTCCATCACGGCTCCTCACCCGAGAACCAGAGGTCGATCATGCTGCGCAGCTCGGCCACGGTCAGGCCGCCGCCCTCGGCCACCAGCTCCGTCGCGTCGTGGGCGGCGACGGTGGCGCGGGCGTTGCGGAAATGGCGCTGCGCCGGGGCCAGCTTGCCGCGCCGCCAATAGGCCAGCGCCAGGTGGTAGTCGGCCAGCGCGAAGTCGGAATCCAGATACAGCGCCCGCTTGAAGGCGGCGATCGGGTCGCCGACGCCCAGTTCCTCCTCCAGCAGGCCCAAGCGGAAATGGACCACCGGGTCGAGGCGGTTGCGCTCGGCCAGGGCGATGCAGGCGTCCAGCGCCGCCGCCCGGTCGCCGTCGACCGCGGCGGGGTCGCCGGCCGGGGAGGCCGCCGTCGGCTGCGCGGTGGGAAGGGGGGCGGGCGCAGGCTTGGCCGGGGTGGCGCGCAGCCGCGCCGCGGGCGTCGTCGCCGCGCTGCGCTTCTTCGCGGGTTTCGGCTCCGCGGGTTTCGGCTCGGCCGGCTTCGGCTCGGCGGGAATGGGGGGCGTAATGACGGGGAGTGCCGCCGGAGCCGCCGGCAGGGCCGCCGAGGGCGCGCAGCCGGGGCGCGGCTTGCGGTAGATGGTGGCGCCCGGCACCGGCACGGGGGTGAACAGGCTGTTGACCTGCTGCCCCGTCTCGGCATGGCCGACCACCAGCCAGCCGTTGGGCACCAGCACCTCGTGGAGGTTTTCCAGCAGGCGGGTGCGCGTCGGCTCGTCGAAATAGATCATGACGTTGCGGCACAGCACGACGTCCAGCGCGCCCAGGCCCCGCGGGTAGTTGGGCAGCGGCCCTTCCACGAGGTTGAAGACGGAGAAGCTCGTCCATTCGCGGAAGCGCGGCTTCACCGCCCACAGGTCGCCCTGCCGGTCGAAGCATTCCGCCAGGACCGCCGGGTCGAGCCCGCGCACCGCCCAGTTGCCGTAGACGCCGCGCCGCGCCGTCTCGATGAAGCTGGCGTTCAGGTCGGTGCCGACGATGCTGACCTGCCAGTCGCGGAGCTGGTCGGCGAAATGCCGCTTCAGCAGGATTTCCAGCGTGTAGGCCTCCGGCCCGATCGAGCAGCCGGCGCTCCAGATGCGCAGCAGGCGGCTTTCCCGGTTGCGGCGCAGGCATTCCGGGATGGCGACGGCGCACAGGGCCTCGAACTGCTCGGCGTAGCGGAAGAAGAAGGTCTCGCCGACCGTCAGCTCGTTGATGAGCGCCTGATACTCCGGCCCGGTCGGTCCCTCCCCGGCGAGCTGCGCCAGATAGGCGGCCAAACCGAGGGTCGGCTTGTCCGACAGGCGGCGGTTGATGCGCTCCGCCAGGGCGGCGTCCTTGTCGGCGTAGTAGGCGAGGCCGGTCGCCCCGATGACGGCGGCCTTGATCCG
This genomic stretch from Azospirillum sp. TSH58 harbors:
- a CDS encoding protein-glutamate O-methyltransferase CheR is translated as MNRIDAILRDPVFPRIKAAVIGATGLAYYADKDAALAERINRRLSDKPTLGLAAYLAQLAGEGPTGPEYQALINELTVGETFFFRYAEQFEALCAVAIPECLRRNRESRLLRIWSAGCSIGPEAYTLEILLKRHFADQLRDWQVSIVGTDLNASFIETARRGVYGNWAVRGLDPAVLAECFDRQGDLWAVKPRFREWTSFSVFNLVEGPLPNYPRGLGALDVVLCRNVMIYFDEPTRTRLLENLHEVLVPNGWLVVGHAETGQQVNSLFTPVPVPGATIYRKPRPGCAPSAALPAAPAALPVITPPIPAEPKPAEPKPAEPKPAKKRSAATTPAARLRATPAKPAPAPLPTAQPTAASPAGDPAAVDGDRAAALDACIALAERNRLDPVVHFRLGLLEEELGVGDPIAAFKRALYLDSDFALADYHLALAYWRRGKLAPAQRHFRNARATVAAHDATELVAEGGGLTVAELRSMIDLWFSGEEP
- a CDS encoding chemotaxis protein CheW; translation: MDDRTGAGEAAKVTTQEAGGIDWAAVRARLARQSRDMEQAAAPGGAWADALLLRRAEDLARVPSADEADAAAEAEAPVALLVGRGADGAYGLDLRHLSRIVPLPRVARVPHAPPELLGLIAIDGRVMRLFDVDRLCGRNAVPAGGGFAVVLRGGERPVALRLRTVDTVTGLDGTVAKAPPEAGSFVTAITPGRVAVLDVPAILETLRSMKEE